A section of the Verrucomicrobiia bacterium genome encodes:
- a CDS encoding outer membrane lipoprotein-sorting protein: MKRIVWMVFLATLPGWMLPLGGQTLSREEERGRALAAEVRSQRPAGPTSSNGTLRLRAADGRRQTIPVEVGVVLGTNGWSTVYRARFPDGRREALQVVARPEAAPQFVLQRTTRDGNVAERRLERADELFTAFAGTDFWFMDLGMGFLHWPEQRVIGRETRRTRSCQILESRNPNPAPGAYRRVVTWIDEETGGIVRAEAYDLSNRLLKEFSPGSFARVGSRYELRDMEIRNAQTDSRTTLLFEVENPEKLGVRHLPGSAR, from the coding sequence GTGAAGCGAATTGTCTGGATGGTGTTCTTGGCCACCCTGCCGGGGTGGATGTTGCCCTTGGGGGGACAGACCCTGAGCCGGGAAGAGGAACGGGGTCGCGCCTTGGCGGCGGAGGTGCGTTCCCAGCGGCCGGCGGGGCCGACGTCCTCGAACGGGACTTTGCGGCTGCGGGCGGCGGATGGCCGGCGGCAGACGATTCCGGTGGAGGTGGGGGTGGTCCTGGGGACGAACGGGTGGAGCACGGTGTACCGGGCGCGATTTCCGGACGGGAGGCGGGAGGCGTTGCAGGTGGTGGCGCGGCCGGAGGCGGCACCCCAATTCGTGCTGCAGCGGACGACACGGGACGGGAATGTTGCGGAGCGGCGTTTGGAACGGGCGGACGAGCTGTTCACGGCATTTGCGGGGACGGACTTCTGGTTCATGGACCTGGGGATGGGATTTCTGCACTGGCCGGAACAGCGGGTGATCGGACGGGAGACGCGCCGCACGCGGAGTTGCCAGATCCTGGAGAGCCGGAATCCGAATCCGGCACCCGGGGCGTACCGGAGGGTGGTGACATGGATCGACGAGGAGACGGGGGGGATTGTGCGGGCGGAGGCGTATGATTTGTCGAACCGGTTGCTGAAGGAGTTTTCGCCGGGGAGCTTTGCGCGGGTGGGATCGCGTTACGAATTGCGCGACATGGAAATTCGGAATGCGCAGACGGATTCGCGGACCACGCTGCTGTTCGAGGTGGAGAACCCGGAGAAGCTTGGCGTTCGGCACCTGCCGGGGTCGGCGCGTTGA